One Candidatus Krumholzibacteriia bacterium genomic window, CAGTGACTGCTCGTCCATGCTGGGATCGATGGCGTAGGCGTGGAGCTCGACGACCGCGCCGCCGTGGCGCGCCGCCCAGTCGCGGCTCTCGTCCTCGAAGAGATGGTAGAGCGAGATATTGTCGAGGACGCCGAGCCCGGTGGTGCCGACGAAAGGAGCGCGGCCGGGGCGGGTGGGGCCATCGAGCCAGAGCCGCCAGACGACGAAGGGCCGGGTGAGCCGCAAGTCCTCGATGCTGCGCCGCCAGCCGGGAGCGTCGAGAGCGGGCGAGCGGCGCACGATCTCCTGCAGCGCCGGCACCGTGAGAGCGAGAACCACGGCATCGGCCTCGTATGCGCCGTGGTCGGTGGCCACCCGCCAGCCTGCATCGTGCCGCTCCACGGCCAGGGCTCTCTCGCCGAAGCGGAGCTGCACGCCCAGCGCTTCCAGGTGACGGACGAACGGGCCCCAGAGAGCGCGCGAAAACGGCCGGCGCGCCACGTCGAACACCAGCCCCTCGGGATTGCCGGTGAAGTAGAAGTGGAACAGCATGAGCAGCTCCGCTGCCGACATCTCCGCTTCGGCGTTGAAGAACGAATGGGAGAAGACGTCGAAGAGTAGACGCCGCGCTGCAGTGGGAAAGTGCAACGAGTCGAGATAGTCGGCGGCGCTCTCGTGGTCCCAGGCAGCGTAGGTGCGGGCCTGGTCGAAGCGCAGCATCTCGAGAGCCTGACGCTTGTCGACGCGCAGCAACTCCTTGAGTCCCAGGGAAGAGGTCCGGCGGGTGAGCGACATGAGGTTCTGCGG contains:
- a CDS encoding FAD-dependent oxidoreductase, producing the protein MRSRPRQLLLPAPGGREHAGTEQRVVVAGGGIAGVAAAVVLAERRLQVTLIEAERFLGGRAGAWTERLGSGESFEMERGFHAFFRQYYNLRALLQRIDPRLEFLEPLQDYPILGPGGATQSFAGLPRQTPQNLMSLTRRTSSLGLKELLRVDKRQALEMLRFDQARTYAAWDHESAADYLDSLHFPTAARRLLFDVFSHSFFNAEAEMSAAELLMLFHFYFTGNPEGLVFDVARRPFSRALWGPFVRHLEALGVQLRFGERALAVERHDAGWRVATDHGAYEADAVVLALTVPALQEIVRRSPALDAPGWRRSIEDLRLTRPFVVWRLWLDGPTRPGRAPFVGTTGLGVLDNISLYHLFEDESRDWAARHGGAVVELHAYAIDPSMDEQSLREEMLGALHELYPETAECPVLEERWLLRQDCPAFAPDSHAGRPEVRTPFTAVTLAGDFVRLPIPSALMERAAASGFLAANHVLAPLGVRPEPIAAVPARGLLAGFPLPRAQSRPRAGSRR